The proteins below come from a single Burkholderia humptydooensis genomic window:
- a CDS encoding GDP-L-fucose synthase family protein, which produces MSGTVDKHAPIYVAGHRGMVGSAIVRRLDAGGYDNIVTRDRKSLDLTDQQAVRKFFREQRPAYVFLAAAKVGGIYANNTYPGDFIRENLVIQCNVIDAAMAASVDRLLFLGSSCIYPRDCPQPIREEYLLTGTLEKTNEPYAVAKIAGVKLCEAFNRQYGTHYLCVMPTNLYGPNDNYDLQTSHVLPGLLRKTHEAKLRGDSHLVVWGTGKARREFLYVDDMADACVFLMENGIEEGLFNIGMGEDVTIRELAEEVMDAVGFRGEIVCDPTQPDGTPRKLLSVERLRALGWLPKTPLAEGIRKTYASFLAESGR; this is translated from the coding sequence CTTGATGCGGGCGGCTACGACAATATCGTCACGCGCGATCGGAAATCGCTCGATCTCACGGATCAGCAGGCGGTTCGGAAATTCTTCCGTGAACAACGACCTGCCTATGTCTTTCTGGCGGCGGCGAAGGTCGGCGGCATCTATGCAAACAACACGTATCCCGGCGACTTCATTCGCGAGAATCTGGTGATCCAGTGCAATGTAATCGACGCCGCGATGGCGGCCTCGGTCGACAGACTGCTGTTCCTCGGCTCGTCTTGCATTTATCCGCGCGATTGCCCGCAGCCTATCCGCGAGGAGTACCTGCTCACCGGCACGCTCGAGAAAACGAACGAGCCCTATGCCGTCGCGAAGATTGCGGGGGTCAAACTTTGCGAAGCGTTCAATCGTCAGTACGGCACGCATTATCTGTGCGTCATGCCGACCAATCTGTACGGTCCCAACGACAACTACGACCTGCAGACGAGCCATGTCCTGCCGGGGTTGCTGCGCAAAACGCATGAGGCAAAGCTGCGTGGCGATTCGCATCTGGTGGTGTGGGGCACCGGCAAGGCCAGGCGCGAGTTTCTCTATGTGGACGATATGGCGGACGCCTGTGTGTTTCTGATGGAAAACGGCATCGAAGAAGGTCTTTTCAACATCGGCATGGGGGAGGACGTGACGATTCGTGAGCTTGCCGAAGAGGTCATGGACGCGGTTGGGTTTCGAGGCGAGATCGTCTGCGATCCGACCCAGCCTGACGGCACGCCGCGCAAGCTGTTGTCGGTCGAACGCCTGCGCGCGCTCGGGTGGCTGCCGAAGACACCGCTGGCGGAGGGCATCCGAAAAACCTATGCGAGTTTTCTGGCCGAGAGCGGTCGATGA
- a CDS encoding NAD-dependent epimerase/dehydratase family protein — protein MNWLITGGCGFIGTALIRRLLDEGGHAVRVLDNLSTGTRADLARVAAYEELVHYEVRSAPRGVELIVGDIVDAQLAVDVATGCDIIVHLAANTGVVPSLQNPRADLGANVIGTFNYLEAARRHGIRRFVFASSGASTGEVEPPIHEEIAPRPASPYGASKLAGEAYASAYKHAFGIDTVMLRFGNVYGPGSARKSSVIAKFIRAALVQMPLEIHGDGSQTRDFIYIDDLVDAVMLASIVPDIGGEVFQIASGAETTIDELAVRLARALERAGIRNLRVTRTDAYAQGVRRRFSDTTKARVLLGWQPKVTLEEGLQETVLYFLDNVRASP, from the coding sequence ATGAACTGGCTCATCACCGGCGGGTGCGGATTCATCGGCACCGCGCTGATCCGAAGGCTGCTGGACGAGGGGGGCCACGCCGTGCGTGTGCTGGACAACCTCAGCACGGGCACGCGCGCCGATCTTGCCCGCGTCGCCGCGTATGAAGAGCTCGTGCACTACGAGGTCCGTTCGGCACCGCGCGGCGTCGAGCTTATCGTGGGCGATATCGTCGACGCGCAACTGGCGGTCGATGTCGCCACAGGCTGCGACATCATTGTCCATCTGGCCGCCAATACAGGCGTTGTGCCGTCACTGCAGAATCCGCGCGCGGACCTTGGTGCCAACGTGATCGGCACGTTCAACTATCTGGAGGCCGCTCGCCGCCACGGCATCAGGCGGTTCGTGTTCGCATCGAGCGGCGCTTCGACAGGCGAGGTCGAACCGCCGATCCACGAGGAAATCGCGCCACGTCCGGCGTCACCCTATGGTGCGAGCAAGCTCGCGGGAGAGGCGTATGCGTCGGCCTACAAGCACGCGTTCGGGATCGACACTGTCATGCTCCGTTTCGGCAACGTCTATGGACCGGGATCTGCGCGCAAGTCCAGCGTCATCGCGAAGTTCATTCGCGCAGCGCTTGTGCAGATGCCCCTTGAGATACATGGTGACGGCTCGCAGACGCGTGACTTCATCTATATCGACGATCTCGTCGATGCCGTGATGCTGGCGTCGATCGTACCGGACATAGGCGGGGAGGTATTCCAGATCGCGAGCGGCGCCGAAACCACGATCGACGAGCTGGCCGTCCGTCTCGCGAGGGCGCTGGAACGCGCGGGTATCCGCAATCTCAGGGTGACACGCACCGACGCGTATGCGCAGGGTGTGAGACGACGTTTCTCCGACACCACGAAG